One window of Vicinamibacterales bacterium genomic DNA carries:
- a CDS encoding response regulator yields MALGITSRIVVIFLLFAATLLTVVGVLSYRSGSASLESAAVGEVLSLAIEKEAALDAAINERLNDLGQLAAGGDLVTRVASLAAAMPLSGEARSIHGLLLQELAPFTSGPHAAFLDVSVIEPQGGIVVASTAPAEEGTSKLARPYFISGKVAVHLQGPYYSTTLKGPAMVVSAPVRSAEGRLLAVLTGRMDLAALNAIAQRRTGRHQSEDSFLFNGDRLLITQPRFIKEAAVLRREIDTLTVRRCIESGSGVSRAHDYRGVPVVEACHWVDRYQLGLVVKIDQAEAFASVRAFEWALVQIGALALLGSAALAFLVARRIVRPLRALRRSVASVAAGRFNEPIPDSSNDDIGLVAREFNGMARAIGAKEDELRQVAVELDERVRQRTAELARAQAVAQVGSWEWDVVANAMTWSDQTFLIFGVDREHCIPSYEQYLACLHPDDRRRMVEWVNSVLATKTHASLDNRIVRPDGEVRFVHGSVEALLDGAGNVTRLAGTIQDVTTRKNSDEQFKRLLEAAPDAMVIVDRDGQIVLVNSQTEQLFGYSRAELLGRSVEVLIPARFTGHIARRNSFAASSSARRMGAKRSLFASRKDGSEIPVEISLSPLETTDGAVVISAIRDVTEAKRAEAELLQAKAEAEAANRAKSEFLATMSHEIRTPMNGVIGAVGLLMDGDLTARQRELATIARSSAHSLLTLINDILDISKIEAGRMPIEEAPFDLLTTVEEVGGMFAERAQQKGLELVLRYAPDARRRFHGDASRIRQVLVNLVGNAIKFSEHGHVLVSVEEEPQAARQARAGLRVSIEDSGIGITPEAVSRLFERFSQADASTTRRFGGTGLGLAICKRLVELMGGQIGVDSRIGEGSKFWFTLPLPVEASPVPAPLGVDITAARVLLVDDNAISRRVVYEQLCGWRIPSSAAASVEQALAELHAAAAAGDSYQIVLIDHHLPGMDGIGLARTIKADPLLREAALILLTTTIEKNAAELTRVGGFAGSLVKPMRPSALFDVLIAVRAGQVGAGQAPGAARPAANAVPGRPRFHGRVLVADDNTTNQRVAQLALEGLGCQVELAGNGAEAVKLLQQQPYDLVFMDGEMPVMDGFEATRAFRALEARLGESARPRPRVPIIAMTAKVLAGDREKCLAAGMDDYMSKPVQLQALVETLDRWLSSGPRPGSGSPAAMSQEAERPAPPPRDALDPAVIEQLRTLAQQTTPSLFGRVMQAFLEDAPKYLTDLRASAGRQDPVALGRAAHALKGASLNVGAATMAPICGRLEAAGCAEDLADVTPLLVRLDSEFQRVQTEIARELNQDSHQ; encoded by the coding sequence ATGGCACTGGGCATCACGTCACGGATTGTCGTAATCTTCCTGCTCTTTGCCGCCACGCTGCTGACCGTCGTTGGCGTGCTTTCGTATCGCAGTGGGAGCGCCAGCCTCGAGTCGGCCGCCGTCGGCGAAGTGCTCTCGCTCGCCATCGAAAAAGAAGCGGCGCTCGATGCGGCCATCAACGAGCGCCTGAATGATCTGGGGCAGCTGGCTGCGGGCGGCGATCTGGTGACACGCGTCGCCAGCCTGGCGGCGGCGATGCCGCTTTCCGGCGAGGCGCGGTCCATTCACGGGCTGCTCCTTCAGGAGCTGGCGCCATTCACGAGCGGCCCGCACGCCGCCTTCCTCGACGTGTCGGTCATCGAGCCGCAGGGCGGCATCGTCGTGGCGTCGACCGCGCCTGCGGAAGAAGGCACCTCGAAACTGGCCCGCCCCTATTTCATCAGCGGCAAGGTCGCCGTTCACTTGCAGGGGCCGTACTACTCCACCACTCTCAAGGGGCCGGCGATGGTCGTCTCGGCCCCGGTGCGCTCGGCCGAGGGTCGCCTGCTGGCGGTGCTGACCGGCCGCATGGATCTGGCCGCGCTGAATGCGATCGCTCAACGGCGAACGGGCCGGCACCAGTCGGAGGACTCCTTCCTCTTCAACGGCGACCGCTTGCTGATTACGCAGCCGCGATTCATCAAGGAAGCGGCGGTGCTGCGGCGCGAGATCGACACCCTGACCGTCCGCCGCTGCATCGAGAGTGGCAGCGGCGTGTCGCGGGCGCACGATTACCGGGGCGTTCCGGTGGTCGAAGCGTGTCACTGGGTCGATCGGTATCAGCTCGGACTCGTCGTCAAGATCGATCAGGCCGAGGCCTTCGCCTCGGTTCGCGCGTTTGAGTGGGCGCTGGTCCAAATTGGTGCCCTGGCGCTGTTGGGCTCGGCGGCGCTCGCGTTTTTGGTGGCGCGCCGGATTGTCCGGCCGCTGCGGGCGTTGCGTCGCAGCGTGGCGAGCGTCGCCGCCGGACGATTCAACGAGCCCATCCCGGATTCATCCAACGACGACATCGGGCTGGTGGCGCGCGAGTTCAATGGCATGGCGCGGGCGATCGGCGCCAAGGAAGACGAGCTTCGCCAGGTCGCGGTCGAACTGGACGAACGGGTCCGGCAGCGCACCGCGGAGCTGGCGCGGGCACAGGCGGTCGCTCAGGTCGGCAGCTGGGAATGGGACGTGGTCGCCAATGCGATGACCTGGTCGGACCAGACCTTCCTGATCTTTGGCGTCGACCGCGAGCACTGCATCCCCAGCTACGAGCAGTATCTGGCCTGCCTGCATCCGGACGACAGGCGGCGGATGGTTGAATGGGTCAACTCCGTGCTGGCGACGAAGACCCACGCCAGTCTGGATAACCGGATCGTGCGGCCTGATGGCGAGGTGCGCTTCGTGCACGGCAGCGTGGAAGCGTTGCTCGACGGCGCCGGCAACGTCACCCGCCTGGCCGGCACGATCCAGGACGTCACCACGCGGAAAAATTCCGACGAGCAGTTCAAGCGGCTGCTGGAAGCCGCGCCCGATGCCATGGTCATCGTCGATCGCGACGGCCAGATCGTGCTGGTCAATTCGCAGACGGAACAACTCTTCGGCTATTCGCGCGCGGAACTCCTCGGGCGGAGCGTCGAGGTCCTGATTCCAGCCCGCTTCACGGGCCATATCGCCCGGAGGAACTCGTTCGCGGCCTCTTCCAGCGCGCGACGGATGGGCGCCAAGCGCTCGCTCTTCGCGTCGCGCAAGGATGGCTCGGAAATCCCGGTCGAGATCAGCCTGAGCCCGTTGGAGACGACGGATGGCGCGGTCGTGATTAGCGCGATTCGGGACGTCACGGAGGCCAAGCGGGCCGAGGCGGAACTGCTGCAGGCCAAGGCCGAGGCCGAAGCCGCCAACCGCGCCAAGAGCGAGTTCCTGGCGACGATGAGCCACGAGATCCGCACGCCGATGAACGGCGTGATTGGCGCGGTCGGCCTCCTCATGGACGGCGACTTGACCGCTCGGCAGCGCGAGCTGGCCACGATCGCGCGATCGAGCGCGCACTCGCTGCTCACGCTGATCAATGACATCCTCGACATCTCGAAGATCGAGGCCGGCCGGATGCCCATCGAGGAGGCCCCGTTCGATTTGCTGACGACAGTGGAGGAAGTGGGCGGGATGTTCGCCGAGCGCGCGCAGCAGAAAGGGCTCGAGCTGGTCCTGCGCTACGCGCCGGACGCCCGGCGCCGGTTCCACGGCGATGCCAGCCGGATTCGACAAGTGCTCGTGAACCTGGTCGGCAATGCGATCAAGTTCTCCGAGCACGGGCATGTCCTGGTCAGCGTTGAGGAGGAGCCGCAGGCGGCGCGGCAGGCTCGGGCCGGGCTGCGTGTCTCGATCGAGGACAGTGGCATCGGCATCACACCCGAGGCGGTGAGCCGCCTGTTCGAGCGCTTCTCGCAGGCCGACGCCTCCACCACCAGGCGCTTCGGCGGGACGGGCCTGGGCCTGGCGATCTGCAAGCGCCTGGTCGAGTTGATGGGCGGCCAGATCGGTGTCGATAGCCGCATCGGCGAAGGGTCGAAATTCTGGTTCACCTTGCCGTTACCCGTCGAGGCCAGTCCAGTGCCGGCGCCGTTGGGCGTGGACATCACGGCGGCGCGCGTACTGTTGGTCGACGACAACGCGATCAGCCGTCGCGTCGTCTACGAACAGTTGTGTGGCTGGCGCATTCCCAGCAGCGCCGCGGCCTCCGTCGAGCAGGCGCTGGCCGAGCTGCACGCCGCCGCCGCGGCCGGCGATTCGTATCAAATCGTGCTCATCGACCATCACCTGCCAGGCATGGACGGCATCGGCCTGGCCAGGACCATCAAGGCCGATCCCCTGTTGCGCGAAGCCGCGTTGATCTTGTTGACGACCACGATCGAAAAGAACGCGGCGGAACTGACACGGGTGGGCGGGTTCGCCGGATCCCTGGTCAAGCCGATGCGGCCGTCCGCGCTGTTCGATGTGCTGATCGCGGTCCGAGCCGGGCAAGTGGGCGCCGGCCAGGCGCCTGGCGCCGCGCGGCCCGCCGCCAACGCAGTGCCGGGCCGGCCGCGCTTCCACGGCCGCGTACTCGTGGCGGACGACAACACCACGAACCAGCGCGTCGCGCAACTCGCGCTCGAAGGCCTCGGCTGCCAGGTGGAGCTGGCCGGCAACGGCGCCGAAGCCGTGAAGCTGCTTCAGCAACAGCCGTACGATCTCGTGTTCATGGACGGCGAAATGCCGGTCATGGATGGCTTCGAGGCCACGCGTGCATTCCGGGCTCTCGAAGCGCGACTCGGCGAATCGGCCCGGCCTCGGCCCCGCGTTCCGATCATCGCCATGACGGCCAAGGTGCTGGCCGGCGACCGCGAGAAATGCCTGGCGGCCGGTATGGACGACTACATGAGCAAGCCTGTGCAACTGCAGGCTCTGGTCGAAACACTCGATCGTTGGCTGAGCAGCGGACCGCGGCCAGGCAGCGGGTCGCCGGCGGCGATGTCACAGGAGGCGGAACGCCCGGCCCCGCCGCCGCGTGACGCGCTCGACCCGGCCGTGATCGAGCAGCTCAGGACGCTGGCGCAGCAGACGACGCCCTCGCTGTTCGGACGGGTGATGCAGGCGTTTCTGGAGGATGCCCCGAAGTACTTGACCGACCTGCGGGCGTCGGCCGGCCGGCAGGATCCGGTTGCCCTCGGACGGGCCGCGCATGCGCTCAAGGGCGCGAGCCTGAACGTCGGCGCGGCGACCATGGCTCCCATCTGCGGCCGGCTCGAAGCAGCCGGGTGCGCGGAGGACCTGGCGGACGTCACCCCGCTGTTGGTGCGGTTGGACTCGGAATTCCAGCGCGTGCAAACCGAGATCGCTCGGGAACTGAACCAGGATTCACATCAATGA
- a CDS encoding response regulator produces METARVARLERRVHELETLCAEVYVAGIELGLPQALIDRLWSIGAEGNLPVAFRLEPAPDRERFQAGRTPATASLPVPDLAQLDRLLGEAPAGQRRDTDGHLRPLPRKRVMVVDDDPLMVEVLLRILSHENFELLSANSGMEALERSSGQDLDLLITDFHMPGMTGPVVADRFRQRLPNLRVLYQTGFSDQLFEGRDELAEGEAFLEKPFSATGLREAARLVLFDRLNQ; encoded by the coding sequence ATGGAGACGGCCCGGGTGGCGAGACTGGAACGCCGGGTTCACGAGCTCGAGACGTTGTGCGCCGAAGTGTATGTGGCGGGCATCGAGCTCGGGCTGCCGCAGGCTCTGATCGACAGGCTCTGGAGCATTGGCGCCGAAGGCAACCTGCCGGTCGCGTTTCGTCTGGAACCGGCTCCCGACCGGGAGCGCTTCCAGGCGGGCCGCACGCCCGCCACCGCGTCGCTCCCGGTGCCGGACCTGGCGCAGCTGGATCGCCTGCTGGGGGAGGCGCCGGCGGGCCAGCGCCGCGACACCGACGGTCACCTCAGGCCGCTTCCACGCAAGCGGGTGATGGTCGTCGACGACGATCCGTTGATGGTCGAAGTGCTGCTCCGGATCCTCAGTCATGAAAACTTCGAGCTCCTGTCGGCAAACAGTGGGATGGAAGCACTGGAGCGATCGTCCGGCCAGGACCTCGACCTGCTGATCACCGACTTCCACATGCCGGGGATGACGGGGCCGGTGGTCGCCGACCGGTTTCGCCAGCGGCTGCCCAATCTCCGCGTGCTCTACCAGACCGGTTTTTCCGACCAACTCTTCGAAGGCCGCGACGAACTGGCTGAGGGGGAGGCGTTCCTGGAGAAGCCGTTTTCCGCAACGGGCCTGCGCGAAGCGGCGCGGCTCGTGCTCTTCGATCGGCTGAATCAGTAG